The Desulfovibrio sp. Fe33 genome contains the following window.
GCGCTGTGGAGCCGACGCGCAGGGGCCAGGTGCGGCATTCGTCCTCGCCCGCCGTCAGGAAGGATATCAGCCCGAGGAGCTGGTAGGTCTTGGCGATGACCTTGTCCAATGCGGATTCCGTAATGCCCAGATCGCTCAGGAACATGGCCTTCTCTTCGGGATCGTCGACCTCGGCCAATTCGCGTTCGAGTTTGGCCGACACCGCGATGTGGGCCATGCCGAGGGTGTCCTCAGGAAGTTTGCAATCGGCTTCTTCGCCCTCGGGGCAGTTCCAGGCGTAGAGGATGGGGCGGGCGGAGAGAAATTTGTAGCCCCGGAGTTCGGGCAGTCCGCAAATCTCAGCATCCGCGCGCAGCGGGCGTTCCTCTTCGAGCATGGCCAGCGCGCGTTTCAGGGCGGTCTCCTCCTTGGGGTCCACCAGGGCCTTGTTCTTCTTGCCGTCGGCAGCGAGTTTTTCCAGCCTTTTCTCGATGACGGCCATGTCCGAAACCATCATGTCCGCCTCAATGGCCTGCCATTGGTTTTGCGGATCGTTCATGCCCGAGAAGCCGTCGAGCACCCCAATGAAGCAGTCGTAGGGACGAACCTCGTTGAGCACCCGCTCGCCCAGTCCCGTGCCCTTGCCGCCTCCGCCGGGGATGTCCAGGTATTCGATTTCGCTGTAGGTGACTTTCTTGGGGTTGAAGAGCGCGATGAGCGGGTCGAGCCGGGCGTCCGGGACCTTGACCATGGCCCGATTGCCCGAAGCGGCCGCATCGGGGCCCGCGAGGGCGGCGAAGAGGTCGGTTTTGCCTGAGCCTGAGAAACCGAAGATGGCGGTTTTCATGTAATTCTTCCTCGCTGAAACGGGTGGCTGGGAAAATGCCCATGGGGGGCATGGCGGAAGGTATCAGCTATCGGCGGGAATGCAAAGCGGATGGGGCCGGGCAAATCATTGAATGCGGGGCGGTTTTCCCTTACGGTGCTCGGAATGCACAAGGCGAGGAACATCTATCTCATCGGGCCGCGCGCTTGCGGAAAGACCAGCGTGGGCCGTGCTCTGGCCGAACGGTTGGGGCTGAAATTCGTGGACACGGACCACGCCTTTGCCGAGGCCGTGGGCATGGACATCGCGTCGTTTGTCGAGGCCAACGGTTGGGACGCCTTTCGCGACGAGGAGTCAAGAACGCTCGAACGCGAAGCCGCGCCCGGCGGACGGGTTATCGGCTGCGGCGGCGGCATTGTCCTGCGCGCGGAGAACCGGGCCGTGCTGGCCGGGGGACTGACCCTCTATCTCAAGACCGCCCCGGAGGAGCTGGCGCGGCGGCTGTCGGCCGATCCGATCGCTTCCCAGCGTCCATCCCTGACCGGCAAATCTCTGGCTGACGAAGTCCGTGAGGTCTTGGAAGAACGCGCCCATCTGTACGAAGGATGCGCGCATCACGTCGTCGAAGGCGGGGACCTGGATAGTGTCGCGGAGCGGGCGTACGCGATCGTGAAGACCTTTCCCGAGCGTTTTTGACAGGTTGGCCCGTCAGGCATATAAGCGTGGAGGACCATGCGCACTAAAGTCTTTTCGCCGTACTGGATGCCGGTCTGGTTCTTTGCCGGGGCCATACTGATCGGCGCAATCATTCTGCACCTGGACGTGAGCCACCCCGGCGGCTCGCTGTCCTTTGTGGACGCCGTGTTCACGGCGACTTCGGCCATGTGCGTCACCGGCCTGGCCGTGGTGGATACCGGCTCCTATTTCTCCACCCTCGGTCTGGACGTCATCCTTGTCCTCATCCAGCTCGGCGGCTTGGGGATCATGACCTTCACTACCCTCATTATCCATCTGCTCGGACGGCACGTTTCCCTGACGGACCGGCTTGCCGTGGGTCAATCCCTGCTGCACGACCCGTCCTTCAGCCTTGCCCGGTTTATTGTCCGCGTGGTGGCCTGGGCCTTTTCCTTCGAAGCTGCGGGGGCCATCTGCCTGTGGCTTTTGGACCCGGTGGGTTTTTCCCCATATTCGGCGGTGTTTCACTCGGTGTCGGCGTTCTGCAACGCCGGGTTTTCCCTGTATCCCGATTCCCTGACCCAATGGTCCGCGAACGGCGGGGTCAACATGGTCTTTATCGTGCTTATCACGGCCGGAGGGCTGGGATTCTACGTGCTCAACGAGTGCGGCATTCTGATCTGGAGTGCGATTTTCAGGCGGA
Protein-coding sequences here:
- a CDS encoding DUF933 domain-containing protein — its product is MKTAIFGFSGSGKTDLFAALAGPDAAASGNRAMVKVPDARLDPLIALFNPKKVTYSEIEYLDIPGGGGKGTGLGERVLNEVRPYDCFIGVLDGFSGMNDPQNQWQAIEADMMVSDMAVIEKRLEKLAADGKKNKALVDPKEETALKRALAMLEEERPLRADAEICGLPELRGYKFLSARPILYAWNCPEGEEADCKLPEDTLGMAHIAVSAKLERELAEVDDPEEKAMFLSDLGITESALDKVIAKTYQLLGLISFLTAGEDECRTWPLRVGSTAPQAAGVIHTDFEKGFIRAEVIGYDDFLTYGDFKKVKEAGKARLEGKDYIVKDGDIIEFRFNV
- the aroL gene encoding shikimate kinase AroL, which translates into the protein MHKARNIYLIGPRACGKTSVGRALAERLGLKFVDTDHAFAEAVGMDIASFVEANGWDAFRDEESRTLEREAAPGGRVIGCGGGIVLRAENRAVLAGGLTLYLKTAPEELARRLSADPIASQRPSLTGKSLADEVREVLEERAHLYEGCAHHVVEGGDLDSVAERAYAIVKTFPERF